A single genomic interval of Rhodopseudomonas palustris harbors:
- a CDS encoding DUF2130 domain-containing protein, which translates to MTDLTITCPNCASSVPLTESLAAPLLKDTQAKYERLIKQKDQDIAGREQALRAQQAEVEKAKAAVAQQVADQVTAARARIAAEEAAKAKRLAENDLADKARQLAELQEVLKSRDAKLAEAQQAQAEFVKKQRLLEDEKRELHLTIEKQVQAGLEEARQKAQQAAEDNLRLKVTEKEEQIAAMQRQIEDLKRKAEQGSQQLQGEVLELELEASLRAKFPHDQIEPVPKGEFGGDVLQRVVSAAAQPCGSILWEFKRTKNWSDGWLTKLRDDQRKAKAELALIVSNALPKGVHTFDHIDGVWVTEARCAIPVAIALRQSLIELAAARQAGVGQQTKMELTYQYLTGPAFRQRIEAIVEKFTEMQSDLDKERRSMMRMWAKREAQIRGVLEATAGMYGDLQGIAGKALAEIDGMALPMLEDFSDDDGDSEAA; encoded by the coding sequence ATGACCGATCTGACCATCACATGCCCGAACTGCGCCTCGTCGGTGCCGCTGACGGAGTCCCTGGCGGCGCCGCTGCTGAAGGATACGCAGGCCAAATACGAGCGGCTGATCAAGCAGAAGGATCAGGACATCGCCGGGCGCGAGCAGGCGCTGCGGGCGCAGCAGGCGGAGGTCGAGAAGGCCAAGGCGGCGGTGGCGCAGCAGGTCGCCGATCAGGTGACGGCGGCGCGGGCGCGGATCGCCGCGGAGGAAGCCGCCAAGGCGAAGCGCCTCGCCGAAAACGACCTCGCCGATAAAGCACGGCAGCTCGCCGAACTGCAGGAGGTGCTGAAGAGCCGCGACGCCAAGCTCGCCGAGGCGCAGCAGGCGCAGGCGGAGTTTGTGAAAAAGCAGCGGCTGCTCGAGGACGAGAAACGCGAGCTTCATCTGACGATCGAGAAGCAGGTCCAAGCCGGCCTCGAAGAGGCACGACAGAAGGCCCAGCAGGCCGCCGAAGACAATCTGCGGCTCAAGGTCACCGAGAAGGAAGAGCAGATCGCCGCGATGCAGCGGCAGATCGAGGATCTGAAGCGCAAAGCCGAACAGGGTTCGCAGCAATTGCAGGGCGAGGTGCTGGAGCTCGAACTCGAAGCCTCGCTGCGCGCCAAGTTTCCGCACGACCAGATCGAGCCGGTGCCGAAGGGCGAATTCGGCGGCGACGTGCTGCAGCGGGTGGTGAGCGCCGCGGCGCAGCCGTGCGGCAGCATCCTGTGGGAATTCAAGCGCACCAAGAACTGGTCGGACGGCTGGCTGACCAAGCTGCGCGACGACCAGCGCAAGGCCAAGGCGGAGCTGGCCCTGATCGTCTCCAACGCGTTGCCGAAGGGCGTGCACACCTTCGACCATATCGACGGCGTCTGGGTCACCGAAGCGCGCTGCGCGATTCCGGTGGCGATCGCGCTGCGGCAGTCGCTGATCGAGCTCGCCGCTGCGCGCCAGGCCGGCGTCGGCCAGCAGACCAAGATGGAGCTGACCTACCAGTACCTCACCGGCCCCGCATTCCGGCAGCGGATCGAGGCGATCGTCGAAAAGTTCACCGAGATGCAGAGCGATCTCGACAAGGAACGCCGCTCGATGATGCGGATGTGGGCCAAGCGCGAGGCTCAGATCCGCGGCGTGCTCGAGGCCACCGCCGGGATGTACGGCGATCTGCAGGGCATCGCCGGCAAAGCGCTGGCCGAGATCGACGGCATGGCGCTGCCGATGCTGGAAG
- a CDS encoding recombinase family protein: MVDQNLALQEAALRAAGCDLIRSEKRSGTTTTGRAEPQTVLDFLRDGDVLMVTRIDRLARSIGDLQDIARTVRAKGASLKATEQPIDTSTAAGKAFFDILGVFAEFETNLRKERQLEGIADAKARGVYKGRKPGIDPAKIKALKAEGMGPSAIARALNIGRASVYRALEAG, encoded by the coding sequence GTGGTCGACCAGAACCTCGCCCTACAGGAAGCGGCGCTTCGCGCTGCGGGGTGCGACCTGATCCGATCGGAGAAGAGGTCCGGCACCACGACCACCGGCCGGGCTGAGCCACAGACCGTGTTGGACTTTCTTCGCGACGGCGATGTGCTCATGGTGACGCGGATCGACCGCTTGGCCCGCAGCATCGGCGACCTGCAAGACATCGCCCGCACCGTAAGGGCTAAGGGCGCGAGCCTCAAGGCCACTGAGCAACCGATCGACACCAGCACCGCAGCGGGCAAGGCGTTCTTCGACATTCTGGGCGTGTTCGCCGAGTTCGAGACGAACTTGCGGAAGGAACGCCAACTGGAGGGGATCGCCGATGCCAAGGCCCGAGGCGTCTACAAGGGCCGCAAGCCGGGCATCGATCCGGCGAAGATCAAGGCGCTGAAGGCCGAGGGCATGGGGCCGTCAGCCATCGCGAGGGCGCTGAACATCGGCCGGGCGTCGGTCTATCGGGCATTGGAGGCAGGTTGA